One Belonocnema kinseyi isolate 2016_QV_RU_SX_M_011 chromosome 6, B_treatae_v1, whole genome shotgun sequence genomic region harbors:
- the LOC117174838 gene encoding uncharacterized protein LOC117174838 translates to MSNEDFDVNYDFGNRILNFVTVFSVISQHVKCKTCNSDIAFHERSPPGLGFNRPGRRLKKSTSVHKEVSMVLELQINGGILHPVCCAPRSSNGKRHFTEMAPVLLFLNIFY, encoded by the exons ATGTCGAATGAAGATTTCGACGTTAATTATGATTTCGgcaatagaattttgaattttgtgacCGTTTTTTCTGTAATTTCTCAGCATGTGAAGTGTAAAACGTGCAATTCCGATATTGCTTTTCATGAAAGAAGCCCGCCAGGTTTGGGATTCAATCGGCCAGGAAGGAGATTGAAGAAGAGTACTTCAGTGCATAAGGAAGTCTCTATGGTGCTGGAATTGCAgattaatg gTGGAATTTTGCATCCTGTGTGCTGCGCACCGCGGAGCTCCAACGGGAAAAGGCACTTCACAGAAATGGCTCCAGTGCtgctatttttgaatattttttattga
- the LOC117175239 gene encoding autophagy-related protein 101: MNARTQLFELSMEGRQVDEAVASIFHSVLFHRSLGKFKYKQEGSYSVGTVGYQDVDCDFIDFTYVCCSSFHLDQTLKREISGFSEALRSTDSPGSGQISLEFFQKKKNRWPFQPECIPWEVWTVRLELIKLATEHERQICREKVGDLLTDKILYITEIMNRHDYLPKMPNQAELDLIFDTSYPDIQPYLFKLSFTTSGPSSTTMGNTMKKLIKETLSM, translated from the coding sequence ATGAATGCGAGAACACAGTTGTTTGAACTGAGCATGGAAGGTCGTCAGGTGGACGAGGCAGTGGCGAGTATTTTCCACAGCGTCCTGTTTCATCGAAGCCTAGGCAAGTTCAAATACAAACAAGAAGGTAGTTACTCCGTAGGAACCGTTGGTTACCAGGACGTCGACTGTGATTTTATCGATTTCACATACGTTTGCTGCTCGTCATTTCACCTCGACCAAACCCTGAAACGCGAAATCTCGGGCTTCTCGGAAGCCCTTCGTTCCACGGACAGTCCTGGCTCTGGTCAGATTTCCCTAGAATTTTTCCAGAAGAAGAAGAATCGCTGGCCGTTTCAACCCGAGTGTATTCCGTGGGAAGTGTGGACTGTGCGACTCGAACTGATAAAACTCGCGACAGAACACGAGCGGCAAATTTGTCGGGAGAAAGTCGGTGATTTACTTACAGACAAAATATTGTACAtcactgaaattatgaatcgaCACGATTATCTGCCAAAAATGCCGAATCAGGCAGAATTGGACTTAATTTTTGACACGTCGTATCCTGACATTCAGCcttatcttttcaaattatcattTACGACTTCGGGACCATCGAGCACGACGATGGGCAACACCATGAAAAAACTTATCAAAGAAACTCTGTCCATGTAG